A region of Papaver somniferum cultivar HN1 unplaced genomic scaffold, ASM357369v1 unplaced-scaffold_160, whole genome shotgun sequence DNA encodes the following proteins:
- the LOC113337527 gene encoding dehydration-responsive element-binding protein 1A-like, with protein sequence MNFEDSFGCSLSSPSSSSYSTDIFSSETDCTSSSSSSSLKQLGSHKKTSGRKKFKETRHPIYRGVRARKNDKWVCEVREPNSKSRIWLGTHSSAEIAARAYDVAAIALRGKSAPLNFEDSLWLLPRAKSSSANDIQLAAAQAVRAFPFTNSKKSSSVAKKSFKSVTSKSAKHTVKIAEEVSATFFDEEALYYMPALIASMAEGMLLDPPQEGYYYDDDVESNVDSSLWTSY encoded by the coding sequence ATGAATTTTGAGGACTCTTTCGGGTGTTCGCTTTCATCACCTTCATCCTCATCATACAGTACAGATATATTTAGCTCAGAAACTGATTGtacttcatcatcatcgtcatcgtcaCTAAAACAATTAGGGTCACATAAGAAAACATCAGGAAGAAAGAAGTTCAAGGAAACTAGACATCCAATTTACAGAGGAGTAAGAGCAAGGAAAAATGATAAATGGGTTTGTGAAGTTAGAGAACCCAACAGTAAATCAAGAATTTGGCTTGGTACACATTCTAGTGCTGAAATTGCAGCTAGAGCTTATGATGTTGCCGCAATAGCTCTGCGAGGAAAATCAGCTCCGTTAAATTTCGAAGATTCATTGTGGTTGTTACCTCGTGCTAAGTCATCATCTGCTAACGATATTCAATTGGCTGCTGCCCAAGCCGTTCGTGCATTTCCATTCACTAATTCTAAGAAATCTTCATCCGTTGcaaaaaaatcatttaaatcCGTTACATCTAAATCAGCCAAACACACGGTTAAAATAGCGGAAGAAGTTTCAGCGACGTTTTTCGATGAAGAAGCGTTGTATTACATGCCAGCTCTGATTGCCAGCATGGCGGAAGGGATGTTGCTTGATCCACCACAAGAGGGTTACTATTACGACGACGACGTGGAAAGCAACGTGGACAGCAGTTTATGGACCTCCTACTAA